The following are from one region of the Andrena cerasifolii isolate SP2316 chromosome 1, iyAndCera1_principal, whole genome shotgun sequence genome:
- the Man1 gene encoding LEM domain-containing inner nuclear membrane protein MAN1: protein MSVDTLSDSELRSKLMEYGYPVGPVTQTTRKILAKKLKNLIETRGGTGSRHSLAARYSSDDTDDDTSTTTSKKKKAPVNTRRQTLANPMPPPSPILISPDANVPKSPAKNKGAHSEFKDPIAPDYDNSFTSHTLTKTTQTKYMKTSKTSSVTDGLETGSDSDVVEEKIKSYSPSKYLSNAGKSHDPRMYKRDVPDPEQISKLYDSKSRSIHTIKDNKYSESLFDSNISPIQSPVKEDVCAKDNMNQRDILANYETPFLSEFTRRLSSRSSINLPASSSSSLKSPPSRQTALPELKEKDSNGHFSSLRSLYSTTSPRHVTSSFDRPQETISRSFEPSNRREDMRNNQNMVSVILVVVLALFFGVLAVIYLGLGGKSETFPSPSPDSNIPLCFLGADLEAPGVNCVMKENVDSVLGLLKRLQPILAKKAVSTICDNSSETPYLTDSEIMQMFTSDKVKSLEVKEDLQNAQLLVIQNPKWGISLLDISDDNGAFDEVVDSLDHLFSTRLNGKVGMIIMSPDLPMQCLLKNKLLRIFSFLLIVSLGLLAAIGMQKLFVWYIRYKKNTEKEVFTLVSEIINMVEMHHQNAAVASPGGTQESFLAINHVRDNLIPPRDRKKMSGLWEKAVKFLDENESRIRREVQQVAGEEFHVWRWLPNNSLNRSNTQNSVLNKKSKVWQGQAFETMEGSVNSLTCSPTPCLKIRHMFDAEVEFEDDWETKVQDAILEKCGEGVKILHIRVDRGSREGCVYMKCMSQEDAGKAYRALHGCWFDGHLVTVKYLRLERYYERFPDARRCTIPLKPSNNQRLSMQADY from the exons ATGTCAGTGGACACGTTGAGTGACTCGGAATTACGTAGCAAATTGATGGAGTATGGGTACCCGGTGGGCCCCGTCACACAGACCACTAGGAAAATTCTGGCCAAGAAGCTGAAAAATCTGATCGAAACCAGAGGCGGCACGGGGTCACGGCACTCGCTGGCTGCCAG ATACAGTAGCGATGACACAGATGACGACACGAGTACGACGACTAGCAAAAAGAAGAAGGCACCGGTGAACACCAGACGGCAGACTCTGGCGAATCCGATGCCTCCGCCGTCGCCGATTCTAATATCCCCCGATGCGAATGTACCGAAAAGCCCGGCTAAGAACAAAGGGGCGCACTCCGAGTTCAAAGATCCTATAGCGCCGGATTACGATAATTCCTTCACCAGCCACACGTTAACGAAAACCACGCAGACCAAGTATATGAAGACCAGTAAGACATCGAGCGTCACCGACGGCTTGGAAACTGGCTCGGACTCGGATGTTGTCGAGGAGAAAATCAAGTCCTATTCTCCTTCTAAATATTTGTCCAACGCTGGGAAGTCCCACGATCCCAGAATGTACAAGCGAGATGTGCCCGATCCGGAGCAGATTTCAAAATTGTACGACTCGAAGTCGAGGTCCATTCATACGATAAAGGACAACAAATACAGCGAATCGCTTTTCGATTCTAATATTTCGCCGATACAGTCTCCGGTCAAGGAGGATGTCTGCGCGAAGGACAATATGAATCAGAGAGATATTTTAGCAAATTACGAAACGCCATTCCTATCTGAATTTACCAGGAGACTTAGTTCGCGATCATCTATAAATTTACCAGCCAGCAGTTCGTCCAGTTTAAAAA GTCCGCCTTCGCGCCAAACAGCGTTACCAGAATTGAAGGAGAAAGATTCGAACGGTCACTTCTCCTCTTTAAGATCACTCTATTCCACGACAAGTCCAAG GCATGTAACGTCATCCTTTGATAGGCCGCAAGAAACGATCAGTAGATCATTCGAGCCGTCGAACAGAAGAGAAGATATGCGCAACAACCAAAACATGGTGTCTGTGATTTTGGTAGTGGTACTCGCTTTATTTTTTGGAGTTCTTGCCGTTATATACTTGGGACTTGGTGGAAAATCAGAAACTTTTCCATCACCTTCACCGG ATAGCAACATACCACTATGCTTTCTCGGAGCCGACCTCGAAGCGCCTGGAGTTAATTGCGTAATGAAAGAAAACGTAGATTCGGTACTTGGGCTGTTAAAGCGGCTTCAACCGATTTTAGCGAAGAAGGCCGTATCGACGATATGCGACAATTCCAGCGAGACTCCTTATCTGACCGACTCCGAGATCATGCAAATGTTCACGAGCGACAAAGTG AAGAGCCTGGAAGTGAAGGAGGACTTGCAGAATGCACAGTTGCTCGTCATACAGAATCCCAAATGGGGCATATCTCTCTTAGACATAAGCGACGACAACGGAGCCTTCGACGAGGTCGTGGACTCTTTG GACCACTTGTTCTCCACCCGCCTGAATGGGAAAGTCGGGATGATTATCATGAGCCCGGATTTGCCGATGCAGTGCCTCCTTAAGAACAAGCTTCTCCGCATATTCTCCTTTCTCCTAATCGTGTCACTTG GCCTCCTAGCAGCTATAGGGATGCAGAAATTGTTCGTTTGGTATATAAGGTATAAGAAAAATACCGAGAAAGAAGTATTTACACTTGTTAGCGAGATAATTAACATGGTCGAAATGCATCATCAAAACGCGGCAGTCGCATCGCCTGGCGGCACGCAAGAGAGCTTTCTTGCTATAAATCATGTGCGTGATAATCTCATACCGCCGAGAGATCGTAAAAAGATGTCTGGACTTTGGGAGAAGGCGGTGAAGTTTCTGGATGAGAACGAGTCCAG GATACGAAGAGAAGTGCAACAGGTTGCGGGGGAAGAGTTCCATGTGTGGCGCTGGTTACCAAATAACAGCCTGAACAGGTCGAATACGCAGAACTCTGTCTTGAACAAGAAGTCCAAAGTGTGGCAGGGTCAGGCATTCGAGACGATGGAAGGTTCGGTTAACAGTTTAACGTGCTCGCCGACACCATGCTTGAAGATAAGGCACATGTTTGACGCAGAGGT AGAATTTGAGGATGATTGGGAGACCAAGGTGCAAGACGCTATTTTAGAGAAGTGCGGAGAAGGTGTGAAAATACTTCACATCCGCGTGGATCGTGGTAGTCGAGAAGGATGCGTATACATGAAGTGTATGTCACAAGAAGACGCAGGGAAAGCTTACAGGGCTCTGCATGGATGTTGGTTCGATG GTCACTTAGTAACCGTGAAGTACCTGAGATTGGAAAGATACTACGAGAGATTCCCAGATGCACGCCGCTGTACAATACCCTTGAAGCCAAGCAACAATCAACGATTATCCATGCAGGCAGACTATTAG
- the LOC143372460 gene encoding uncharacterized protein LOC143372460 isoform X1, with amino-acid sequence MKMKRSRSMSPKPSSSEEDMKHIKLGDNAKINDTVSHPHILDFSDDVLLNIFKYLNPQDLIAVSLCCQRLDQVAQDKTLWRRVDFRESPILSKDVRKYIKFLQPMTTSLAIRGNLYSDGKIGLSPFFFSAISIACTQLKELVIEKYYINGDKIQITDFPRTIEKLSLKGCEMSYLHTNKSYFFKMNFHMPNLTCLILSNCEWFTPHSLLVISKMPKLKELRLNSCHRLGECVAYAGLATRFGFKTLEILDLRDTVLGDSEVGFFSYTKTLTHLYLECPSSLRNPESADHEPRLLQRVALDQPVYEDGNLAQFLIEDEFRWENFTFGRCLVTDRAICALGSDTSDRRIIHNPEGVIVIEEDKRVFNNPHLKTLVVRNYPHVTNSSLVHLALNAPSLEHLDVTGTSVTRQGVETFKSQKANVKIISSFGET; translated from the exons ATGAAAATGAAACGCAGCAGGTCTATGTCTCCGAAGCCTTCGAGCAGCGAGGAAGATATGAAACACATAAAGCTCGGGGACAATGCGAAGATAAATGACACAGTATCGCATCCGCATATATTAGATTTTTCAGACGACGTTTTGCTAAATATTTTCAAGTATTTGAATCCTCAGGATCTTATTGCAGTGAGTTT GTGTTGTCAACGACTAGATCAAGTAGCGCAAGATAAAACTTTATGGAGACGAGTAGATTTTCGAGAGTCGCCCATACTATCGAAAGATGTAAGGAAATATATAAAGTTTCTCCAACCCATGACGACCAGCCTTGCCATTCGTGGTAATTTGTACTCCGACGGCAAAATAGGACTGAGTCCTTTTTTCTTCTCGGCTATTAGCATCGCGTGCACTCAACTAAAAGAgttagttatcgagaaatattatataaatggAGATAAG ATTCAAATAACTGATTTTCCTCGTACCATTGAAAAGCTTTCATTGAAAGGATGTGAAATGAGTTATTTGCACACTAATAAGTcgtattttttcaaaatgaatttccatATGCCTAATCTAACA TGTCTGATTTTAAGTAATTGTGAGTGGTTCACGCCGCATTCTCTATTGGTTATCAGCAAAATGCCAAAGCTAAAGGAATTAAGACTAAATTCATGTCACCGCCTGGGTGAATGCGTTGCTTACGCCGGCCTTGCGACAAGATTTGGATTCAAAACACTGGAG ATCCTCGATTTACGAGATACAGTACTTGGCGACAGCGAAGTGGGATTTTTCAGTTACACTAAAACTTTGACACACCTGTATCTGGAGTGCCCTTCCAGTTTACGAAATCCAGAATCAGCTGATCACGAACCACGACTTCTGCAAAGAGTAGCTTTGGACCAGCCCGTATACGAAGATGGGAACCTCGCGCAA TTTCTGATCGAAGATGAATTTCGTTGGGAGAACTTTACCTTTGGACGCTGTTTAGTTACAGACAGAGCAATCTGTGCTCTTGGAAGCGACACGAGTGACCGTAGGATAATTCATAACCCAGAAGGAGTTATAGTCATAGAGGAAGACAAGCGGGTTTTCAATAATCCACACTTGAAGACACTGGTTGTTAG AAATTACCCGCACGTCACGAACTCAAGCCTCGTGCACTTAGCTTTAAATGCGCCCAGTCTCGAACACTTGGACGTAACTGGCACTTCTGTGACGAGACAAGGTGTGGAAACTTTCAAGTCGCAGAAGGCAAACGTGAAAATAATCTCCTCTTTCGGCGAGACATAG
- the LOC143372447 gene encoding mitochondrial-processing peptidase subunit beta isoform X2, protein MVAISNYLCRIQSSILLKYVQRGYVSVSNNRYKTSQDRASASRKGTKGLDSTIESSTASNGMHLVCECRSSFTTTLGCFVPAGSMHERLEERGSALFLQHLFFRRTVRKNQEQLEVALQEIGGKVAAIAMRDMFLFYGTVPSHRIDKLVQFLADVILNGVICMLREERALFDTFIRGVFTYNVYNFNHIPGDGDVRREKYIILHELGKMESDRERVIMDYLPTMAYQDTTLANSIYPTTVEIKNFCTESLNAFRSRLFQPCFMTMVCSGSICLNDLERTIIKYFPSETENQEDSSNVSNLAGYSAKPLEYRFSGAELRLRDDDEELGYVAVAIEGPGYKQRDHHFALNVAKEIVERIITRRISRTVRTTQNCVICTDHSFTIGHGLLVSGDVITSARN, encoded by the exons atggTAGCGATCTCGAACTATTTGTGCCGTATACAAAGCAGTATTCTGTTGAAATATGTGCAAAGA GGATATGTTTCTGTCTcaaataatcgttacaaaacgtCTCAAGATCGTGCAAGTGCATCTAGAAAAGGGACTAAAGGTTTAGATAGTACAATAGAGTCTAGCACAGCGAGTAATGGCATGCATCTTGTGTGCGAGTGCAGAAGTTCTTTCACTACCACCCTGGGATGCTTCGTTCCAGCTGGCTCGATGCATGAAAGACTCGAGGAGCGTGGTAGCGCACTGTTTTTGCAGCACTTATTTTTCAGG AGAACGGTACGCAAAAATCAGGAACAATTAGAGGTAGCTTTGCAAGAAATTGGTGGAAAAGTCGCTGCTATCGCCATGCGTGATATGTTCCTCTTTTACGGAACAGTACCTTCGCACAGAATAGACAAACTCGTTCAGTTCCTTGCGGATGTGATTCTGAATGGTGTCATATGTATGTTGAGGGAAGAACGTGCACTATTCGACACATTTATACGAGGCGTATTTACATACAACGTGTACAATTTCAACCACATTCCAGGTGACGGCGATGTTAGAAGAGAGAAGTATATAATTCTACACGAACTTGGTAAAATGGAGTCAGACCGGGAGCGAGTTATAATGGATTATTTACCAACCATGGCGTATCAAGATACTACGCTTGCAAATAGTATATATCCTACAACTGTTGAAATAAA gaacttTTGTACAGAGAGTTTAAATGCTTTTCGAAGCCGTTTGTTTCAACCATGCTTCATGACAATGGTGTGCAGTGGATCTATCTGTTTAAACGACTTGGAAAGAACCATTATCAAGTATTTCCCTAGCGAGACAGAGAATCAAGAGGATTCGTCGAATGTTTCTAACTTAGCGGGTTACAGTGCAAAGCCACTTGAGTACCGATTCTCAG GTGCTGAATTACGTCTGCGAGACGATGACGAAGAGTTAGGGTACGTGGCGGTAGCTATCGAAGGTCCGGGTTACAAGCAACGGGACCATCACTTCGCGCTTAATGTAGCTAAAGAGATT GTGGAGCGAATCATAACGCGCCGTATATCGCGCACTGTGCGTACAACACAGAATTGTGTTATATGTACAGATCATTCTTTCACGATTGGGCACGGACTACTAGTATCTGGGGATGTTATTACGTCTGCGAGAAATTAA
- the Rpl9 gene encoding ribosomal protein L9 — protein MKQIVTNQTVKIPEGLTVTVRSRLVTVKGPRGILKRSFKHLALDIRMLSPRLLKVEKWFGTKKELAAVRTVCSHIENMLKGVTKGYQYKMRAVYAHFPINCVTTESNTVIEIRNFLGEKYIRRVKMAPGVTVSNSAKQKDELIIEGNSLEDVSRSAALIQQSTTVKNKDIRKFLDGLYVSEKTTVVQDDE, from the exons ATGAAGCAAATAGTAACGAATCAAACTGTGAAAATACCTGAGGGACTGACTGTAACAGTCAGGTCCCGTTTGGTTACCGTTAAAGGACCCAGGGGGATCCTTAAACGTTCTTTCAAGCACCTTGCACTCGACATTCGC ATGCTCAGCCCAAGGTTATTGAAAGTGGAGAAATGGTTCGGTACGAAGAAGGAACTAGCGGCTGTGCGCACAGTTTGCTCTCACATCGAGAATATGTTGAAAGGCGTGACAAAGGGCTACCAGTACAAAATGCGAGCGGTATACGCTCACTTCCCCATTAACTGCGTTACGACCGAAAGCAACACGGTAATAGAGATTCGTAATTTCCTGGGCGAGAAATACATCCGTCGCGTGAAGATGGCGCCAGGAGTGACGGTCTCGAACTCGGCCAAACAAAAGGACGAACTGATTATCGAAGGGAATTCTTTAGAAGATGTCTCTCGCTCTG CCGCTCTCATACAACAATCTACAACTGTAAAGAACAAGGACATTAGGAAGTTCTTGGATGGCCTGTACGTGTCAGAAAAAACAACAGTTGTACAAGACGATGAATAA
- the LOC143372447 gene encoding mitochondrial-processing peptidase subunit beta isoform X1 codes for MVAISNYLCRIQSSILLKYVQRGYVSVSNNRYKTSQDRASASRKGTKGLDSTIESSTASNGMHLVCECRSSFTTTLGCFVPAGSMHERLEERGSALFLQHLFFRRTVRKNQEQLEVALQEIGGKVAAIAMRDMFLFYGTVPSHRIDKLVQFLADVILNGVICDGDVRREKYIILHELGKMESDRERVIMDYLPTMAYQDTTLANSIYPTTVEIKNFCTESLNAFRSRLFQPCFMTMVCSGSICLNDLERTIIKYFPSETENQEDSSNVSNLAGYSAKPLEYRFSGAELRLRDDDEELGYVAVAIEGPGYKQRDHHFALNVAKEIVGAWDRTCSGANHNAPYIAHCAYNTELCYMYRSFFHDWARTTSIWGCYYVCEKLMLEDMMFAVQQQWMRLCTTITQKEVSRAANQCKTKELMILTDPLSRFLDIVKNLYRYRHYKPVDQRVAEYEKITANKIREIAEKYIYDQSPAVIATGRIENLPDYCRIRSGMYLLRY; via the exons atggTAGCGATCTCGAACTATTTGTGCCGTATACAAAGCAGTATTCTGTTGAAATATGTGCAAAGA GGATATGTTTCTGTCTcaaataatcgttacaaaacgtCTCAAGATCGTGCAAGTGCATCTAGAAAAGGGACTAAAGGTTTAGATAGTACAATAGAGTCTAGCACAGCGAGTAATGGCATGCATCTTGTGTGCGAGTGCAGAAGTTCTTTCACTACCACCCTGGGATGCTTCGTTCCAGCTGGCTCGATGCATGAAAGACTCGAGGAGCGTGGTAGCGCACTGTTTTTGCAGCACTTATTTTTCAGG AGAACGGTACGCAAAAATCAGGAACAATTAGAGGTAGCTTTGCAAGAAATTGGTGGAAAAGTCGCTGCTATCGCCATGCGTGATATGTTCCTCTTTTACGGAACAGTACCTTCGCACAGAATAGACAAACTCGTTCAGTTCCTTGCGGATGTGATTCTGAATGGTGTCATAT GTGACGGCGATGTTAGAAGAGAGAAGTATATAATTCTACACGAACTTGGTAAAATGGAGTCAGACCGGGAGCGAGTTATAATGGATTATTTACCAACCATGGCGTATCAAGATACTACGCTTGCAAATAGTATATATCCTACAACTGTTGAAATAAA gaacttTTGTACAGAGAGTTTAAATGCTTTTCGAAGCCGTTTGTTTCAACCATGCTTCATGACAATGGTGTGCAGTGGATCTATCTGTTTAAACGACTTGGAAAGAACCATTATCAAGTATTTCCCTAGCGAGACAGAGAATCAAGAGGATTCGTCGAATGTTTCTAACTTAGCGGGTTACAGTGCAAAGCCACTTGAGTACCGATTCTCAG GTGCTGAATTACGTCTGCGAGACGATGACGAAGAGTTAGGGTACGTGGCGGTAGCTATCGAAGGTCCGGGTTACAAGCAACGGGACCATCACTTCGCGCTTAATGTAGCTAAAGAGATTGTAGGTGCCTGGGATAGGACATGCA GTGGAGCGAATCATAACGCGCCGTATATCGCGCACTGTGCGTACAACACAGAATTGTGTTATATGTACAGATCATTCTTTCACGATTGGGCACGGACTACTAGTATCTGGGGATGTTATTACGTCTGCGAGAAATTAATGCTCGAG GACATGATGTTTGCGGTACAACAACAGTGGATGAGACTGTGCACGACGATAACGCAGAAGGAAGTATCGCGTGCTGCAAATCAATGTAAAACGAAAGAGTTAATGATACTGACTGATCCGCTAAGTCGTTTCCTTGATATTGTTAAGAATCTCTATAGATATAGACATTACAAGCCAGTCGACCAAAGAGTCGCAGAGTACGAG aaaataacggcgaataaaataagagaaatcgcTGAGAAATATATCTACGACCAAAGTCCAGCTGTAATAGCTACAGGTCGTATTGAAAATTTGCCAGATTATTGTAGAATAAGAAGTGGAATGTATCTACTACGATACTGA
- the LOC143372425 gene encoding uncharacterized protein LOC143372425, which yields MPKNLLSSFSLEGECEFTLSMDNKVRKSLGEKRSTTQVDVKQEESGTFISKKSVKRAMFTNEVFDKKDLLIAQLQEQVAKQRECISCYESIVQLMNYRLMKLKKVLKAHRLLEELD from the coding sequence ATGCCGAAGAATCTTTTAAGTTCCTTTTCGCTTGAAGGCGAGTGCGAGTTTACGTTAAGCATGGATAACAAAGTTAGGAAAAGTTTGGGCGAAAAGAGAAGCACGACGCAAGTGGACGTTAAGCAGGAGGAGTCGGGCACGTTTATTTCTAAGAAAAGTGTAAAGAGAGCGATGTTTACGAACGAGGTGTTCGATAAAAAAGATTTGTTGATAGCGCAGTTGCAGGAGCAAGTCGCTAAACAGAGGGAATGTATATCGTGTTACGAGAGCATAGTGCAGCTGATGAACTATAGACTCATGAAGCTGAAGAAAGTTCTGAAAGCTCATCGGTTACTGGAGGAGCTTGATTAA
- the LOC143372460 gene encoding uncharacterized protein LOC143372460 isoform X2 gives MKMKRSRSMSPKPSSSEEDMKHIKLGDNAKINDTVSHPHILDFSDDVLLNIFKYLNPQDLIAVSLCCQRLDQVAQDKTLWRRVDFRESPILSKDVRKYIKFLQPMTTSLAIRGNLYSDGKIGLSPFFFSAISIACTQLKELVIEKYYINGDKCLILSNCEWFTPHSLLVISKMPKLKELRLNSCHRLGECVAYAGLATRFGFKTLEILDLRDTVLGDSEVGFFSYTKTLTHLYLECPSSLRNPESADHEPRLLQRVALDQPVYEDGNLAQFLIEDEFRWENFTFGRCLVTDRAICALGSDTSDRRIIHNPEGVIVIEEDKRVFNNPHLKTLVVRNYPHVTNSSLVHLALNAPSLEHLDVTGTSVTRQGVETFKSQKANVKIISSFGET, from the exons ATGAAAATGAAACGCAGCAGGTCTATGTCTCCGAAGCCTTCGAGCAGCGAGGAAGATATGAAACACATAAAGCTCGGGGACAATGCGAAGATAAATGACACAGTATCGCATCCGCATATATTAGATTTTTCAGACGACGTTTTGCTAAATATTTTCAAGTATTTGAATCCTCAGGATCTTATTGCAGTGAGTTT GTGTTGTCAACGACTAGATCAAGTAGCGCAAGATAAAACTTTATGGAGACGAGTAGATTTTCGAGAGTCGCCCATACTATCGAAAGATGTAAGGAAATATATAAAGTTTCTCCAACCCATGACGACCAGCCTTGCCATTCGTGGTAATTTGTACTCCGACGGCAAAATAGGACTGAGTCCTTTTTTCTTCTCGGCTATTAGCATCGCGTGCACTCAACTAAAAGAgttagttatcgagaaatattatataaatggAGATAAG TGTCTGATTTTAAGTAATTGTGAGTGGTTCACGCCGCATTCTCTATTGGTTATCAGCAAAATGCCAAAGCTAAAGGAATTAAGACTAAATTCATGTCACCGCCTGGGTGAATGCGTTGCTTACGCCGGCCTTGCGACAAGATTTGGATTCAAAACACTGGAG ATCCTCGATTTACGAGATACAGTACTTGGCGACAGCGAAGTGGGATTTTTCAGTTACACTAAAACTTTGACACACCTGTATCTGGAGTGCCCTTCCAGTTTACGAAATCCAGAATCAGCTGATCACGAACCACGACTTCTGCAAAGAGTAGCTTTGGACCAGCCCGTATACGAAGATGGGAACCTCGCGCAA TTTCTGATCGAAGATGAATTTCGTTGGGAGAACTTTACCTTTGGACGCTGTTTAGTTACAGACAGAGCAATCTGTGCTCTTGGAAGCGACACGAGTGACCGTAGGATAATTCATAACCCAGAAGGAGTTATAGTCATAGAGGAAGACAAGCGGGTTTTCAATAATCCACACTTGAAGACACTGGTTGTTAG AAATTACCCGCACGTCACGAACTCAAGCCTCGTGCACTTAGCTTTAAATGCGCCCAGTCTCGAACACTTGGACGTAACTGGCACTTCTGTGACGAGACAAGGTGTGGAAACTTTCAAGTCGCAGAAGGCAAACGTGAAAATAATCTCCTCTTTCGGCGAGACATAG